The Cinclus cinclus chromosome 18, bCinCin1.1, whole genome shotgun sequence genome has a segment encoding these proteins:
- the ZNF335 gene encoding zinc finger protein 335 isoform X8 codes for MEENAVESSSDATPQAAPEEPTESGLGVGSSDAVSADSSDAAAEPGLLSRADDSCVGQSSDSSGVSLEVVSESSSSTDAIPRIYLPDSSSVAQSTLVSSVSTVSQSIMVSESPQVLVHSSVVTDGATVVSDSTASTSSDLGSAIDKIIESTIGPDIIQSCIAVTSAEAGRAETTQYLILQGPDDGAPMVSQVATSALANSLAIEAIADGPTSTCLDQPGPSEPSRQLEVLKLPVQPDRAQEADGGEEVDQPDLETLEEMMEVVVVQQFKCKMCQYKSVSKKTLINHMKERHFQPVGSALALKKGRLRKVGAAPKTENEEAQEEEDDDIMDAGAIDDPEEDSDYNPAEDEPRGRLPKYGRSVPTSSEERPRRRPGRPRKLLHLENMSQDMMEGGEVEPLVTSQSTPSQEPQNSEAASSSGLENGTGENLAEPGISQSDSENKDPSSKSGAEDADAIPRRRGRPSRRFLGKKYRKYMGRRYYYKSPKPLMRPYLCRICGSRFLTHDDLRFHVNSHEANDPQLFKCLQCSYRSRRWSSLKEHMFNHVGSKPYKCEECNYTSVYKKDVIRHSTVHSRDRKKRADPPPKLNSFPCPVCNRVYPMQKRLTQHMKTHSTEKPHMCDKCGKSFKKRYTFKMHLLTHIQAIANRRFKCEFCDYVCEDKKVLLNHQLSHMNDKPYKCSVCKYSTFREDFLVSHMAVKHTGGKPFACEFCHFTTKHKKNLRLHVQCRHADSFEEWAQRHPEEPPCRRRPFFTLQQIEELKQQHSQVQAPAEPEASPPAPLGPITCHTVQAVAGTEPSVLSQGSLEGATIIYEQDVAGSAELATQTALDLLLNMSTQRELATSSLQVAVVKPDDPGEAPGPCELQAREEAAKVASKEQQQKLVMLHMAEPGQTLVQETYGEASLSGSELQQITIPFSGTAEYSIIAPISEEIQAPATMYSEEESSVETSHTVVVSGAVMTEEALEDHSNHYIMSSGVPGNQVQSMEPLSRDAAFSSPAEGQEAQPTDIKWPLVQCVTRQFQKDSSLSPASEGQEVSSPKVKWPALQGMTRKLTCKITAGKKLSCKISMAKKFSCKICTAMFTGRAEMESHKRAHIGPSTFKCPDCPFTATLWPEVRNHMVQHANLRPHKCPHCSFASKNKKDLRRHMLTHTNEKPFACQVCGQRFNRNGHLKFHTQRLHSSEAKRPGPAAAQQTIILNSDEDTLATLHTALQAGQAVLAPERLQQALGQEHILVAQEQSVTSQEEAAYIQEITTADGQTVQHLVTADNQVQYIIAQEGVPHLLPQEYVVVPEGHHIQVQDGQITHIQYEQGGQFLPESQIQYMPVSPEQQLVTQAQLEAAAHSAVSAVADAAMAQAQGVFTAKEAAEQIQQLQPGIHYDVITLSD; via the exons ATGGAGGAAAATGCGGTGGAGAGCAGCAGCGACGCGACCCCACAGGCAGCGCCGGAGGAGCCCACCGAGAGCGGGCTAGGCGTCGGGAGCTCGGACGCCGTGTCGGCGGACAGCAGCGATGCCGCCGCGGAGCCCGGGCTGCTCTCCCGGGCCGATGACTCCTGCGTGGGGCAGAGCTCCGACAGCAGCGGGGTCTCCTTG GAAGTGGTCtcagagagcagctccagcacagatgCTATTCCAAGGATTTACCTGCCAGACTCCTCTTCTGTTGCCCAATCCACCTTGGTCTCCAGTGTTTCCACTGTGAGCCAGTCCATCATGGTGTCAGAGTCCCCACAAGTTCTGGTCCACTCCAGTGTCGTCACTGATGGAGCCACAGTTGTGTCAGACTCGACTGCATCCACTTCCTCAGACCTGGGTTCTGCCATTGACAAAATCATTGAATCCACAATCGGGCCTGACATTATTCAGA GCTGCATCGCTGTGACCAGCGCAGAGGCTGGAAGGGCAGAGACCACGCAGTACCTCATTCTGCAAGGCCCTGATGATG GTGCCCCCATGGTGTCCCAGGTGGCCACTTCTGCTCTAGCCAATAGCTTGGCAATAGAAGCTATTGCTGATGGACCTACCTCCACGTGCCTTGACCAGCCTGGCCCTTCAGAGCCTTCCAGGCAGTTGGAAGTGCTGAAGCTGCCTGTACAGCCAGACCGAGCCCAAGAGGCAGATGGTGGGGAGGAGGTGGACCAGCCAGACTTGGAGACCCTGGAAGAGATGATGGAAGTGGTGGTGGTGCAGCAGTTCAAGTGCAAAATGTGTCAGTACAAGAGTGTCTCTAAGAAAACACTGATAAACCACATGAAAGAGCGTCACTTCCAGCCAG TGGGTTCAGCTCTGGCTCTGAAGAAAGGACGACTACGGAAGGTGGGAGCTGCTCCAAAAACAGAGAATGAAGAGGcccaagaagaagaagatgatgaTATAATGGATGCTGGTGCTATTGATGATCCTGAAG AGGACAGTGACTACAACCCAGCTGAGGACGAGCCCCGGGGGCGACTGCCCAAGTATGGCCGCAGTGTCCCCACGTCCAGTGAGGAGAGGCCACGTCGACGCCCAGGGAGACCCCGCAAGCTGCTTCATCTGGAGAATATGTCTCAGGACATGATGGAAG GAGGAGAGGTGGAGCCCTTGGTGACATCCCAAAGTACACCAAGCCAGGAGCCACAGAACTCGGAAGCAGCCAGTTCCTCTGGCCTGGAGAATGGGACTGGTGAGAACCTGGCAGAGCCCGGTATCAGCCAGTCCGACTCCGAGAACAAGGACCCTTCCTCCAAGAGCGGTGCTGAGGATGCAGACGCCATCCCCCGGCGGCGCGGGCGGCCCTCCCGCCGCTTTCTGGGCAAGAAATACCGCAAGTACATGGGGCGCAG GTACTACTACAAGTCCCCCAAGCCCCTGATGCGGCCCTACCTGTGTCGGATCTGTGGCTCACGGTTCCTCACGCACGATGACCTGCGCTTCCACGTCAACTCACACGAGGCCAATGACCCGCAGCTCTTCAAGTGTCTTCAGTGCAGCTACCGTTCCCGGCGCTGGTCCTCCCTCAAG GAGCACATGTTCAACCATGTGGGCAGCAAGCCCTACAAGTGCGAGGAGTGCAATTACACCAGCGTGTACAAGAAGGATGTCATTCGACACTCCACAGTGCACAGCCGGGACAG gaagaaaagagcTGATCCG CCACCAAAGCTGAACTCCTTCCCATGTCCTGTCTGCAACCGTGTCTACCCCATGCAGAAGAGGCTTACGCAGCACATGAAGACACACAGTACAGAGAAACCACATATGTGTGACAAG TGCGGAAAGTCCTTTAAGAAGCGTTACACCTTCAAGATGCACCTGCTGACGCACATCCAGGCCATTGCCAACCGCAG GTTCAAGTGTGAGTTCTGTGACTATGTCTGTGAGGACAAGAAGGTCTTGCTGAACCACCAACTGTCACACATGAATGATAAGCCATACAAGTGCAGCGTCTGCAAGTACTCCACCTTCCGGGAGGACTTCCTGGTCTCACACATGGCAGTCAAGCATACGG GAGGGAAGCCGTTCGCTTGTGAGTTCTGTCACTTCACCACCAAGCACAAGAAGAACCTGCGCCTGCACGTGCAGTGCCGCCATGCCGACTCCTTCGAGGAGTGGGCACAGAGGCACCCCGAGGAGCCGccctgccgccgccgcccctTCTTCACCCTGCAGCAGATCGAGGAGCTCAAGCAGCAACACAGCCAGGTGCAGGCACCAGCTGAGCCAGAGGCCAGCCCACCA GCACCCCTTGGCCCCATCACCTGCCACACGGTCCAGGCTGTTGCAGGTACAGAGCCCTCTGTTCTCTCACAAGGTTCCCTGGAAGGAGCCACCATCATCTATGAACAAG ATGTGGCTGGATCAGCAGAGCTGGCCACGCAGACCGCCCTGGATCTTCTGCTGAACATGAGCACCCAGCGGGAGCTGGCCACCAGCTCACTGCAG GTGGCAGTGGTGAAGCCGGATGATCCAGGAGAAGCACCAGGCCCCTGTGAGCTGCAGGCACGGGAGGAGGCGGCAAAGGTGGCTTCtaaggagcagcagcaaaagctggTGATGCTGCACATGGCAGAGCCTGGACAGACACTTGTGCAGGAGACATATGGGGAAGCGAGCCTGAGTGGCTCGGAGCTGCAGCAGATCACCATCCCCTTCAGTGGAACAGCAGAGTACAGCATCATTGCACCCATCAGCGAGGAGATCCAGGCTCCTGCCACGATGTACAG TGAGGAGGAGAGTTCTGTGGAGACCTCCCACACAGTTGTGGTGAGCGGAGCTGTGATGACAGAGGAGGCACTGGAGGACCATAGCAATCACTACATCATGTCATCTGGTGTCCCAGGGAACCAGGTCCAGAGCATGGAG CCCCTCAGCAGGGATGCTGCCTTTTCCTCACCTGCGGAGGGCCAGGAGGCACAGCCCACCGATATCAAGTGGCCCCTGGTGCAGTGTGTCACCAGGCAGTTCCAGAAGGACTCGTCTTTATCCCCAGCGTCTGAGGGGCAGGAAGTCTCATCCCCAAAGGTCAAGTGGCCTGCACTTCAAGGCATGACCAGGAAGCTCACATGCAAGATTACCGCAGGCAAGAAGCTCTCATGCAAGATTTCTATGGCCAAAAAGTTTTCATGTAAGATTTGCACAGCCATGTTCACAGGGAGAGCGGAGATGGAGAGTCACAAGAGAGCCCACATTGGGCCCAGCACCTTCAAGTGTCCCGACTGTCCCTTCACTGCCACACTGTGGCCAGAGGTCCGG AATCACATGGTTCAACATGCCAACCTCCGGCCACACAAGTGCCCCCACTGCAGCTTTGCCTCCAAGAACAAGAAGGACCTGCGCAGGCACATGCTGACCCACACCAATGAGAAGCCCTTCGCCTGCCAGGTCTGTGGGCAGAG GTTCAACCGTAATGGGCACCTCAAGTTCCACACGCAGCGTTTGCACAGCTCAGAGGCCAAAAGGCCAGGgccagctgctgcccagcagaCCATCATCCTGAACAGCGATGAGGACACCCTGGCCACCCTACACA ctgctctgcaggctggccaggctgtgctggctcccGAGCGgctgcagcaggctctggggcaggagcaCATCCTTGTTGCTCAGGAGCAGAGTGTTACCAGCCAG gaggaggcagcctACATCCAGGAGATCACAACTGCTGATGGACAGACAGTACAGCACTTAGTGACCGCTGACAACCAG GTTCAGTACATTATTGCCCAGGAGGGTGTCCCGCACTTGCTTCCCCAAGAGTATGTTGTTGTCCCAGAAGGACATCACATCCAG GTACAGGATGGTCAGATCACCCACATCCAGTACGAGCAGGGTGGCCAGTTCCTCCCAGAGTCACAG ATCCAGTATATGCCTGTGTCACCTGAACAGCAGCTTGTCacccaggcacagctggaagcagcagcacactCGGCTGTCTCAG cGGTGGCGGATGCGGCGATGGCCCAGGCACAGGGCGTCTTCACTGCCAAGGAAGCAGCCGAGCAgatccagcagctgcagccggGCATCCACTACGATGTCATCACGCTGTCAGACTAG
- the ZNF335 gene encoding zinc finger protein 335 isoform X6, producing MEENAVESSSDATPQAAPEEPTESGLGVGSSDAVSADSSDAAAEPGLLSRADDSCVGQSSDSSGVSLEVVSESSSSTDAIPRIYLPDSSSVAQSTLVSSVSTVSQSIMVSESPQVLVHSSVVTDGATVVSDSTASTSSDLGSAIDKIIESTIGPDIIQSCIAVTSAEAGRAETTQYLILQGPDDGAPMVSQVATSALANSLAIEAIADGPTSTCLDQPGPSEPSRQLEVLKLPVQPDRAQEADGGEEVDQPDLETLEEMMEVVVVQQFKCKMCQYKSVSKKTLINHMKERHFQPVGSALALKKGRLRKVGAAPKTENEEAQEEEDDDIMDAGAIDDPEEDSDYNPAEDEPRGRLPKYGRSVPTSSEERPRRRPGRPRKLLHLENMSQDMMEGGEVEPLVTSQSTPSQEPQNSEAASSSGLENGTGENLAEPGISQSDSENKDPSSKSGAEDADAIPRRRGRPSRRFLGKKYRKYYYKSPKPLMRPYLCRICGSRFLTHDDLRFHVNSHEANDPQLFKCLQCSYRSRRWSSLKEHMFNHVGSKPYKCEECNYTSVYKKDVIRHSTVHSRDRKKRADPPPKLNSFPCPVCNRVYPMQKRLTQHMKTHSTEKPHMCDKCGKSFKKRYTFKMHLLTHIQAIANRRFKCEFCDYVCEDKKVLLNHQLSHMNDKPYKCSVCKYSTFREDFLVSHMAVKHTGGKPFACEFCHFTTKHKKNLRLHVQCRHADSFEEWAQRHPEEPPCRRRPFFTLQQIEELKQQHSQVQAPAEPEASPPVSAMSGPSSSWCSLPTVLSALSLVQAPLGPITCHTVQAVAGTEPSVLSQGSLEGATIIYEQDVAGSAELATQTALDLLLNMSTQRELATSSLQVGTVKVAVVKPDDPGEAPGPCELQAREEAAKVASKEQQQKLVMLHMAEPGQTLVQETYGEASLSGSELQQITIPFSGTAEYSIIAPISEEIQAPATMYSSEEESSVETSHTVVVSGAVMTEEALEDHSNHYIMSSGVPGNQVQSMEPLSRDAAFSSPAEGQEAQPTDIKWPLVQCVTRQFQKDSSLSPASEGQEVSSPKVKWPALQGMTRKLTCKITAGKKLSCKISMAKKFSCKICTAMFTGRAEMESHKRAHIGPSTFKCPDCPFTATLWPEVRNHMVQHANLRPHKCPHCSFASKNKKDLRRHMLTHTNEKPFACQVCGQRFNRNGHLKFHTQRLHSSEAKRPGPAAAQQTIILNSDEDTLATLHTALQAGQAVLAPERLQQALGQEHILVAQEQSVTSQEEAAYIQEITTADGQTVQHLVTADNQVQYIIAQEGVPHLLPQEYVVVPEGHHIQVQDGQITHIQYEQGGQFLPESQIQYMPVSPEQQLVTQAQLEAAAHSAVSAVADAAMAQAQGVFTAKEAAEQIQQLQPGIHYDVITLSD from the exons ATGGAGGAAAATGCGGTGGAGAGCAGCAGCGACGCGACCCCACAGGCAGCGCCGGAGGAGCCCACCGAGAGCGGGCTAGGCGTCGGGAGCTCGGACGCCGTGTCGGCGGACAGCAGCGATGCCGCCGCGGAGCCCGGGCTGCTCTCCCGGGCCGATGACTCCTGCGTGGGGCAGAGCTCCGACAGCAGCGGGGTCTCCTTG GAAGTGGTCtcagagagcagctccagcacagatgCTATTCCAAGGATTTACCTGCCAGACTCCTCTTCTGTTGCCCAATCCACCTTGGTCTCCAGTGTTTCCACTGTGAGCCAGTCCATCATGGTGTCAGAGTCCCCACAAGTTCTGGTCCACTCCAGTGTCGTCACTGATGGAGCCACAGTTGTGTCAGACTCGACTGCATCCACTTCCTCAGACCTGGGTTCTGCCATTGACAAAATCATTGAATCCACAATCGGGCCTGACATTATTCAGA GCTGCATCGCTGTGACCAGCGCAGAGGCTGGAAGGGCAGAGACCACGCAGTACCTCATTCTGCAAGGCCCTGATGATG GTGCCCCCATGGTGTCCCAGGTGGCCACTTCTGCTCTAGCCAATAGCTTGGCAATAGAAGCTATTGCTGATGGACCTACCTCCACGTGCCTTGACCAGCCTGGCCCTTCAGAGCCTTCCAGGCAGTTGGAAGTGCTGAAGCTGCCTGTACAGCCAGACCGAGCCCAAGAGGCAGATGGTGGGGAGGAGGTGGACCAGCCAGACTTGGAGACCCTGGAAGAGATGATGGAAGTGGTGGTGGTGCAGCAGTTCAAGTGCAAAATGTGTCAGTACAAGAGTGTCTCTAAGAAAACACTGATAAACCACATGAAAGAGCGTCACTTCCAGCCAG TGGGTTCAGCTCTGGCTCTGAAGAAAGGACGACTACGGAAGGTGGGAGCTGCTCCAAAAACAGAGAATGAAGAGGcccaagaagaagaagatgatgaTATAATGGATGCTGGTGCTATTGATGATCCTGAAG AGGACAGTGACTACAACCCAGCTGAGGACGAGCCCCGGGGGCGACTGCCCAAGTATGGCCGCAGTGTCCCCACGTCCAGTGAGGAGAGGCCACGTCGACGCCCAGGGAGACCCCGCAAGCTGCTTCATCTGGAGAATATGTCTCAGGACATGATGGAAG GAGGAGAGGTGGAGCCCTTGGTGACATCCCAAAGTACACCAAGCCAGGAGCCACAGAACTCGGAAGCAGCCAGTTCCTCTGGCCTGGAGAATGGGACTGGTGAGAACCTGGCAGAGCCCGGTATCAGCCAGTCCGACTCCGAGAACAAGGACCCTTCCTCCAAGAGCGGTGCTGAGGATGCAGACGCCATCCCCCGGCGGCGCGGGCGGCCCTCCCGCCGCTTTCTGGGCAAGAAATACCGCAA GTACTACTACAAGTCCCCCAAGCCCCTGATGCGGCCCTACCTGTGTCGGATCTGTGGCTCACGGTTCCTCACGCACGATGACCTGCGCTTCCACGTCAACTCACACGAGGCCAATGACCCGCAGCTCTTCAAGTGTCTTCAGTGCAGCTACCGTTCCCGGCGCTGGTCCTCCCTCAAG GAGCACATGTTCAACCATGTGGGCAGCAAGCCCTACAAGTGCGAGGAGTGCAATTACACCAGCGTGTACAAGAAGGATGTCATTCGACACTCCACAGTGCACAGCCGGGACAG gaagaaaagagcTGATCCG CCACCAAAGCTGAACTCCTTCCCATGTCCTGTCTGCAACCGTGTCTACCCCATGCAGAAGAGGCTTACGCAGCACATGAAGACACACAGTACAGAGAAACCACATATGTGTGACAAG TGCGGAAAGTCCTTTAAGAAGCGTTACACCTTCAAGATGCACCTGCTGACGCACATCCAGGCCATTGCCAACCGCAG GTTCAAGTGTGAGTTCTGTGACTATGTCTGTGAGGACAAGAAGGTCTTGCTGAACCACCAACTGTCACACATGAATGATAAGCCATACAAGTGCAGCGTCTGCAAGTACTCCACCTTCCGGGAGGACTTCCTGGTCTCACACATGGCAGTCAAGCATACGG GAGGGAAGCCGTTCGCTTGTGAGTTCTGTCACTTCACCACCAAGCACAAGAAGAACCTGCGCCTGCACGTGCAGTGCCGCCATGCCGACTCCTTCGAGGAGTGGGCACAGAGGCACCCCGAGGAGCCGccctgccgccgccgcccctTCTTCACCCTGCAGCAGATCGAGGAGCTCAAGCAGCAACACAGCCAGGTGCAGGCACCAGCTGAGCCAGAGGCCAGCCCACCAGTGAGTGCCATGTCTggccccagctcctcctggtgCTCGCTGCCCACTGTGCTGTCAGCTCTGTCTCTCGTGCAGGCACCCCTTGGCCCCATCACCTGCCACACGGTCCAGGCTGTTGCAGGTACAGAGCCCTCTGTTCTCTCACAAGGTTCCCTGGAAGGAGCCACCATCATCTATGAACAAG ATGTGGCTGGATCAGCAGAGCTGGCCACGCAGACCGCCCTGGATCTTCTGCTGAACATGAGCACCCAGCGGGAGCTGGCCACCAGCTCACTGCAGGTGGGCACAGTCAAG GTGGCAGTGGTGAAGCCGGATGATCCAGGAGAAGCACCAGGCCCCTGTGAGCTGCAGGCACGGGAGGAGGCGGCAAAGGTGGCTTCtaaggagcagcagcaaaagctggTGATGCTGCACATGGCAGAGCCTGGACAGACACTTGTGCAGGAGACATATGGGGAAGCGAGCCTGAGTGGCTCGGAGCTGCAGCAGATCACCATCCCCTTCAGTGGAACAGCAGAGTACAGCATCATTGCACCCATCAGCGAGGAGATCCAGGCTCCTGCCACGATGTACAG CAGTGAGGAGGAGAGTTCTGTGGAGACCTCCCACACAGTTGTGGTGAGCGGAGCTGTGATGACAGAGGAGGCACTGGAGGACCATAGCAATCACTACATCATGTCATCTGGTGTCCCAGGGAACCAGGTCCAGAGCATGGAG CCCCTCAGCAGGGATGCTGCCTTTTCCTCACCTGCGGAGGGCCAGGAGGCACAGCCCACCGATATCAAGTGGCCCCTGGTGCAGTGTGTCACCAGGCAGTTCCAGAAGGACTCGTCTTTATCCCCAGCGTCTGAGGGGCAGGAAGTCTCATCCCCAAAGGTCAAGTGGCCTGCACTTCAAGGCATGACCAGGAAGCTCACATGCAAGATTACCGCAGGCAAGAAGCTCTCATGCAAGATTTCTATGGCCAAAAAGTTTTCATGTAAGATTTGCACAGCCATGTTCACAGGGAGAGCGGAGATGGAGAGTCACAAGAGAGCCCACATTGGGCCCAGCACCTTCAAGTGTCCCGACTGTCCCTTCACTGCCACACTGTGGCCAGAGGTCCGG AATCACATGGTTCAACATGCCAACCTCCGGCCACACAAGTGCCCCCACTGCAGCTTTGCCTCCAAGAACAAGAAGGACCTGCGCAGGCACATGCTGACCCACACCAATGAGAAGCCCTTCGCCTGCCAGGTCTGTGGGCAGAG GTTCAACCGTAATGGGCACCTCAAGTTCCACACGCAGCGTTTGCACAGCTCAGAGGCCAAAAGGCCAGGgccagctgctgcccagcagaCCATCATCCTGAACAGCGATGAGGACACCCTGGCCACCCTACACA ctgctctgcaggctggccaggctgtgctggctcccGAGCGgctgcagcaggctctggggcaggagcaCATCCTTGTTGCTCAGGAGCAGAGTGTTACCAGCCAG gaggaggcagcctACATCCAGGAGATCACAACTGCTGATGGACAGACAGTACAGCACTTAGTGACCGCTGACAACCAG GTTCAGTACATTATTGCCCAGGAGGGTGTCCCGCACTTGCTTCCCCAAGAGTATGTTGTTGTCCCAGAAGGACATCACATCCAG GTACAGGATGGTCAGATCACCCACATCCAGTACGAGCAGGGTGGCCAGTTCCTCCCAGAGTCACAG ATCCAGTATATGCCTGTGTCACCTGAACAGCAGCTTGTCacccaggcacagctggaagcagcagcacactCGGCTGTCTCAG cGGTGGCGGATGCGGCGATGGCCCAGGCACAGGGCGTCTTCACTGCCAAGGAAGCAGCCGAGCAgatccagcagctgcagccggGCATCCACTACGATGTCATCACGCTGTCAGACTAG